The Urocitellus parryii isolate mUroPar1 chromosome 6, mUroPar1.hap1, whole genome shotgun sequence genome includes a window with the following:
- the LOC113199125 gene encoding olfactory receptor 4K2 gives MDVVNKSTVSEFVLLGLSNSLALQMFFFMAFSLLYMATMVGNSLLVITVIADSHLHSPMYFLLTNLSIIDMSLASFATPKMITDYLTGHKTISFDGCITQIFFLHLFTGTEIILLMAMSFDRYIAICKPLHYASIVSPQVCVALVVASWIVGIMHSMSQVIFALTLPFCGPNEVDSFFCDLPVVFQLACVDTYVLGLFMISTSGIIALSCFILLFNSYVIVLVTIKQHSSRGSSKALSTCTAHFIVVFMFFGPCIFIYMWPQNSFLIEKVLSVFYTIFTPIMNPVIYSLRNQEVKTALKKLKNRFLNSNKISVILKYS, from the exons ATGGATGTGGTCAATAAGTCCACTGTGTCTGAATTTGTTTTGCTGGGGCTGTCTAATTCCTTGGCACTACagatgtttttctttatggcattTTCATTGCTTTACATGGCAACAATGGTGGGTAACAGCCTTCTAGTCATTACAGTTATTGCTGACTCTCACCTGCACTCACCCATGTATTTCCTGCTTACCAATCTTTCCATCATCGATATGTCTCTTGCTTCCTTTGCCACCCCCAAGATGATTACAGACTACCTCACTGGCCACAAAACCATCTCATTTGATGGCTGTATTACACAAATATTCTTCCTCCATCTTTTCACTGGTACtgagattattttattaatgGCTATGTCCTTTGACAGATATATTGCGATTTGTAAGCCCCTGCATTATGCTTCAATTGTTAGTCCCCAGGTGTGTGTTGCCCTTGTGGTAGCTTCTTGGATTGTGGGAATCATGCATTCCATGAGCCAGGTCATATTTGCCCTCACGTTACCATTCTGTGGTCCCAATGAGGTGGACAGCTTTTTCTGTGACCTCCCAGTGGTATTCCAGCTGGCTTGTGTGGACACTTATGTTTTGGGCCTTTTCATGATCTCAACAAGTGGCATCATTGCTCTGTcctgctttattcttttatttaattcctATGTCATTGTCCTGGTTACTATCAAGCAGCATTCTTCCAGAGGATCATCTAAGGCTCTTTCTACCTGTACAGCTCACTTCATTGTTGTCTTCATGTTCTTTGGGCCATGCATTTTTATCTATATGTGGCCACAAAACAGCTTTCTGATAGAGAAGGTCCTATCTGTGTTTTATACCATCTTTACTCCCATTATGAACCCAGTGATCTATTCTTTGAGGAATCAAGAAGTAAAGACAGCCctgaagaaactgaagaacaGATTTCTGAATTCCAACAAG ATTTCTGTAATCCTTAAGTATTCTTAA